A region from the Acidimicrobiales bacterium genome encodes:
- a CDS encoding metal-dependent transcriptional regulator yields MADYRAPEFHPAFEEYCEAVFELHEDDVEVIQARIAERLGVSRPAVSEMIRRMEAQGFVEIAGTVRLTEAGTRLAERVVRRHRLAERFLTDVLGLSWAEAHREAGKWEHVISDSVERAMDRLLGAPTTCPHGNPIPGSSYTSPETMPLADVAVGDRFVVTRIPEELEFTPGMLEFLEDASLQPGQRGEVTASSADGTTVHIDGRPVGIQPFASHRILVTRG; encoded by the coding sequence GTGGCCGACTACCGCGCGCCCGAGTTCCACCCGGCGTTCGAGGAGTACTGCGAGGCGGTGTTCGAGCTCCACGAGGACGACGTCGAGGTGATCCAGGCCCGCATCGCCGAGCGCCTCGGCGTGTCCCGCCCGGCGGTCTCCGAGATGATCCGGCGGATGGAGGCCCAGGGCTTCGTCGAGATCGCGGGGACCGTCCGCCTGACCGAGGCCGGCACCCGCCTGGCCGAACGCGTCGTCCGCCGCCACCGCCTGGCCGAGCGCTTCCTCACCGACGTGCTGGGGCTGTCGTGGGCCGAGGCCCACCGCGAGGCCGGCAAGTGGGAGCACGTGATCTCCGACAGCGTCGAGCGGGCCATGGACCGCCTGCTCGGGGCGCCGACCACCTGCCCGCACGGCAACCCCATCCCGGGCTCCTCGTACACGTCGCCCGAGACCATGCCCCTCGCCGACGTGGCGGTGGGCGACCGCTTCGTCGTCACCCGGATCCCCGAGGAGTTGGAGTTCACGCCGGGGATGCTCGAGTTCCTGGAGGACGCGTCGCTCCAGCCCGGCCAGCGGGGCGAGGTGACGGCGTCGTCCGCCGACGGGACGACCGTGCACATCGACGGCCGCCCCGTCGGCATCCAGCCCTTCGCCAGCCACCGCATCCTCGTGACGCGGGGCTGA